A region of Flavobacterium album DNA encodes the following proteins:
- a CDS encoding CotH kinase family protein, which yields MKQQLRTVSFVHLRKFFIAAFLLIQAAAWSQVTFTDSNLPIVIITTDNDPDTGQPMEIPDDPKIPASMKIIFHPDGTRNYMTDQNTAGFLNYNGRIKIELRGSSSQLLEKKQYGWTTYENNDTTKKDVSLLGMPSERDWILNGLAFDSSLIRDYLCYNLTRQMGQYATRTQYCEVIINGDYRGLYILQEKIKDDSKRVNIEEIDENASEGMALTGGYITKADKTTGGDPIAWQMDSYQGWPTDFVHELPKPEDITPAQNDYIHSQFQLLESASGAGNASLANGYPSVIDIPTFVDFMIINEFSSNVDAYQISTFFHKDKGGKLRAGPAWDFNLSLGLDVFGDRSQPDIWQFSNGDNEGAKFWTDLFNNSTYRCYFSRRWHELTQDGKPLSFNHIETFIDETIATITEASVREQQRWGTVPNLGQEIHNIKDFILARMDWMDANIGSFTACSNVDVPELVISRINYNPSETTEFPESDDQEFIQITNAGTTEINLTGVYLSELGISYQFPVNATLAAGQSLYIASNPTVFEAKYGVAPFGQFQRNLSNNTQKLVLADGFGNVIDVVEYDDDTPWPNADGNGSYLQLVSLDLDNSLASSWVASVNDSLSTDKFNTAASTVIYPNPVGDMLYVKSGEIINSVMVYDIYGKLLQSKNLSSNTASLDFSQYAPGIYLVKASGSNGTATQKIIKQ from the coding sequence ATGAAACAACAACTACGCACAGTCTCATTCGTGCATTTACGGAAATTCTTTATTGCGGCATTCCTGCTCATCCAGGCTGCGGCCTGGTCACAGGTAACTTTTACCGACAGCAACCTGCCGATCGTGATCATCACTACTGATAACGACCCTGATACCGGCCAGCCGATGGAGATCCCGGATGATCCCAAGATCCCGGCAAGCATGAAGATCATCTTCCATCCGGATGGCACCCGCAATTACATGACGGACCAAAACACAGCCGGCTTTCTCAACTACAATGGGCGCATCAAGATTGAATTGCGCGGCTCTTCGTCGCAATTACTTGAAAAGAAGCAATATGGGTGGACAACCTATGAAAATAACGATACTACTAAAAAAGACGTAAGCCTTCTGGGTATGCCAAGCGAGAGGGACTGGATACTCAACGGCCTGGCATTCGATTCTTCACTCATCAGGGATTACCTGTGCTACAACCTTACCCGCCAGATGGGACAATATGCCACGCGAACGCAGTATTGTGAAGTGATCATCAATGGTGATTACCGGGGATTATACATTTTGCAGGAAAAGATCAAAGACGACTCCAAAAGGGTGAATATCGAGGAGATTGATGAAAATGCGTCTGAAGGTATGGCGCTTACCGGTGGCTACATAACAAAGGCAGATAAAACTACCGGTGGCGACCCTATAGCATGGCAAATGGACTCCTACCAAGGATGGCCTACCGACTTTGTGCATGAACTCCCGAAACCGGAAGATATCACACCCGCCCAAAATGATTATATCCATTCGCAATTCCAATTGCTGGAATCGGCTTCAGGCGCCGGAAATGCCAGTCTGGCTAATGGCTATCCCTCGGTGATCGATATCCCTACATTTGTGGATTTTATGATCATCAACGAATTTTCGTCGAATGTTGATGCTTACCAGATAAGTACGTTCTTCCATAAAGACAAAGGCGGCAAGCTAAGGGCAGGCCCGGCATGGGATTTTAACCTGAGCCTCGGCCTCGATGTATTTGGCGACAGGAGCCAGCCGGATATATGGCAGTTCTCCAACGGCGACAATGAGGGGGCAAAGTTCTGGACCGACCTGTTTAACAATTCAACCTACAGATGCTATTTTTCGAGAAGGTGGCATGAACTTACACAGGATGGAAAGCCGTTAAGCTTCAATCATATTGAAACGTTTATAGACGAAACAATTGCAACCATCACCGAGGCTTCTGTAAGGGAGCAGCAGCGTTGGGGCACGGTGCCAAACCTTGGGCAGGAAATACACAACATTAAAGATTTTATCCTTGCAAGGATGGACTGGATGGATGCTAATATCGGCAGCTTTACAGCTTGCAGCAATGTGGACGTACCAGAGCTTGTGATCAGCAGGATAAACTACAACCCATCTGAAACCACTGAGTTTCCTGAGTCGGATGACCAGGAATTCATTCAGATTACCAACGCAGGCACGACAGAAATAAACCTTACAGGCGTTTACCTGAGCGAACTTGGCATATCCTACCAGTTTCCTGTAAATGCGACACTGGCGGCAGGGCAGAGCCTTTATATCGCAAGTAACCCAACAGTATTTGAAGCAAAATATGGCGTTGCACCTTTCGGGCAGTTCCAAAGAAACTTATCCAATAATACACAAAAGCTTGTACTGGCCGATGGATTCGGGAATGTCATCGATGTAGTAGAATATGACGACGACACCCCGTGGCCAAACGCGGATGGCAATGGCAGCTATTTGCAGCTTGTGTCGCTGGACCTTGATAATAGCCTTGCATCAAGCTGGGTAGCTTCGGTAAACGATTCACTTTCCACAGATAAGTTCAACACTGCTGCTTCAACCGTAATATATCCAAACCCTGTAGGCGATATGCTGTATGTAAAGTCAGGGGAAATTATCAATAGCGTTATGGTTTATGATATCTACGGAAAGCTTTTGCAGTCGAAAAACCTTTCTTCAAATACCGCCAGCCTGGATTTCAGCCAGTATGCTCCGGGAATATATCTTGTTAAGGCATCAGGCAGTAATGGCACAGCTACACAAAAGATAATAAAACAATAA
- a CDS encoding T9SS type A sorting domain-containing protein: MKRNLLFAMLLASAGMSAQTTHVISWFMGVSSTAASKTINAGDTVKWTWDDSAPHSVTSIAGGAETFTSGTLTGSNKEYSRVFTVVGATDYHCVIHSMMTGTITTEQSMGVDDLKNQEFEFFPNPVTDVLTINSKSVIDRVEVYDQNGRLIVNTTAGNPSVKIYMDNYSAGTYYVKAFSGSAIKNMTVVRK, translated from the coding sequence ATGAAAAGAAATTTACTATTTGCAATGCTTTTAGCCTCTGCGGGCATGAGTGCCCAGACTACTCACGTTATAAGCTGGTTTATGGGGGTATCCTCAACAGCGGCTTCAAAAACCATCAATGCCGGAGACACCGTAAAATGGACATGGGACGACTCAGCACCGCATAGTGTGACCAGTATAGCCGGTGGTGCCGAAACATTCACGAGCGGTACACTTACCGGTAGCAACAAAGAATATTCGCGTGTCTTTACAGTTGTAGGCGCTACCGATTACCATTGTGTCATTCACTCCATGATGACCGGAACTATTACAACCGAACAATCAATGGGTGTAGACGACCTTAAAAACCAGGAATTTGAGTTTTTCCCGAACCCTGTAACAGATGTACTTACCATCAATTCCAAATCGGTAATAGACAGGGTAGAGGTGTACGACCAGAATGGCAGGCTGATTGTTAATACAACAGCCGGAAACCCTTCGGTAAAAATATATATGGATAACTATAGTGCGGGCACTTACTATGTGAAAGCATTTTCGGGCAGTGCCATTAAAAATATGACTGTAGTAAGAAAATAA
- a CDS encoding FG-GAP-like repeat-containing protein, whose protein sequence is MKQIFTLAFLCLSPLALLAQHDCAHPQVVGPGTYNVSLTAGSEVPNPICTPGQSGNLTKGAWFSYTPAEIHTTTVSTAISLTVDTRVHVYKGSCGALVCVAGDDDSGPGYTSVASFTAEAGVTYYIVFDNNWEGSAEYSDNFPFTLTEAVYVPPLFEPQQITLNGTKNCVVDMNGDYLDDIIGVDNGVVHVLYQNANGSGFTAADIPALTSQNTPSWSIAAGDYNKDGFNDLLYGSGGGSTVMISNSTGTAFTSKLETPASFLTQRTNFVDIDNDGNLDAFMCDDNAANVYFLNTGNGGGNFKRSGLNGAPDLGVYPTGGNYASIWVDYDNDGDIDLYIAKCRGANNDAAKDELHRNNGDGTFTNVAEELGFADYHQSWSSAWGDFNNDGFMDVLVGSNAGLDGSLFTQKLMKNNGDGTFTNVTAGSGLDTFSGTSRDYFAHDFNNDGFIDILGGGNYVLYNNGDMTFTVAANSPEPGPVGDLNNDGFLDIQNGNTIHFGNDNGNNWIKIHLKGIQSNRNGIGARVEVYTDANHKYIREIRSGDGFEYMGSLNAHFGLGESDVIDHVVVRWPSGTVDIVENPDVKSSLLVTEGQTLGRNDASASKFVMYPNPAKEVLNINSNGLSIVKANIYDLGGRLVKTADVANGTIQVQQLTKGTYIIIMQDSNGRQHSSKFIKG, encoded by the coding sequence ATGAAACAAATTTTTACTCTTGCGTTTCTCTGCCTGAGTCCGCTTGCCCTATTGGCACAGCACGATTGTGCCCATCCACAGGTGGTTGGGCCCGGCACGTATAATGTATCCCTGACTGCCGGCAGCGAAGTGCCCAATCCCATTTGTACACCGGGACAAAGCGGAAACCTTACCAAAGGTGCATGGTTTTCATACACACCTGCCGAAATCCATACTACTACAGTAAGCACTGCAATATCGCTGACGGTAGATACAAGGGTACATGTGTATAAAGGCTCCTGCGGCGCCCTTGTTTGTGTGGCTGGTGACGATGACAGCGGCCCGGGCTATACTTCTGTAGCATCCTTTACGGCAGAAGCCGGTGTTACTTATTATATCGTTTTTGATAATAACTGGGAAGGTTCAGCTGAGTATAGTGACAATTTCCCTTTTACGCTTACTGAAGCAGTATATGTACCGCCATTATTTGAACCCCAACAGATAACCCTCAACGGAACCAAAAACTGTGTGGTGGATATGAATGGTGACTACCTGGACGACATTATAGGTGTAGATAACGGCGTAGTGCATGTGTTATACCAAAATGCCAACGGTAGCGGGTTTACGGCTGCCGACATTCCGGCGCTAACTTCTCAAAATACGCCTTCCTGGAGCATCGCTGCAGGCGACTATAATAAAGACGGGTTCAATGACCTATTGTACGGAAGCGGCGGAGGATCTACCGTAATGATATCAAACAGTACGGGAACTGCTTTTACCTCAAAGCTTGAAACCCCTGCAAGTTTCCTTACACAACGCACCAATTTTGTTGACATTGACAACGATGGCAATCTCGATGCCTTTATGTGCGACGATAATGCTGCGAATGTATATTTCCTTAATACCGGCAACGGCGGCGGAAACTTTAAACGTAGCGGCCTTAATGGAGCGCCGGATCTTGGGGTATACCCTACCGGGGGCAACTATGCTTCAATTTGGGTAGATTACGACAATGACGGAGATATTGACCTGTACATCGCGAAATGCCGCGGTGCTAACAATGATGCCGCAAAAGACGAATTGCACCGCAATAACGGCGATGGCACCTTTACCAATGTCGCAGAGGAACTTGGCTTTGCCGATTATCACCAGTCATGGTCGAGTGCATGGGGCGACTTTAACAATGACGGCTTCATGGATGTACTTGTAGGGAGCAATGCGGGGCTTGATGGATCGCTATTCACACAAAAGCTAATGAAAAATAACGGTGATGGTACTTTTACTAATGTTACCGCAGGCTCCGGACTGGATACATTTTCAGGAACCAGCAGGGATTATTTTGCGCACGATTTTAATAATGACGGCTTTATAGATATCCTTGGCGGAGGCAACTATGTATTGTATAACAATGGTGACATGACTTTTACAGTTGCGGCTAACTCCCCGGAGCCGGGACCTGTAGGCGACCTTAATAATGATGGCTTTCTTGATATACAAAATGGCAATACCATCCACTTTGGTAATGACAATGGAAACAACTGGATCAAGATACACCTGAAAGGTATACAAAGCAACAGGAACGGTATTGGTGCACGGGTTGAAGTATATACCGATGCCAACCACAAATATATCCGCGAAATAAGGAGTGGCGACGGTTTTGAGTATATGGGTTCACTGAATGCCCACTTTGGATTAGGAGAAAGCGATGTGATAGACCATGTTGTAGTGCGTTGGCCGTCGGGAACGGTTGACATCGTAGAAAATCCGGACGTTAAGTCTTCTTTATTAGTTACAGAAGGACAAACACTGGGCAGGAACGATGCATCCGCATCTAAATTCGTTATGTACCCTAACCCTGCGAAAGAAGTACTGAACATTAACAGCAATGGCCTGTCTATAGTGAAGGCGAATATCTATGACCTTGGCGGAAGGCTTGTAAAAACGGCCGATGTTGCTAACGGAACAATACAGGTACAGCAGCTTACCAAAGGTACTTATATCATCATCATGCAGGATTCTAATGGCAGGCAGCATTCTTCTAAATTCATTAAAGGTTAA